The sequence GCCGCGAGATACAGTTGCGGCGGGCAGCTATGCCACGTATTATACCGGGCAGGGCAACAGAGCGTATCCGTCCGCGCACGGCCTTGCTGCGTACAGGGTATGATGCAGAAACTAATACCTGGAATGCCTACCATGTATATGAAGAAGAAGTGCTGCGCAGTGGTTCTATTGTGGAACGTACCTGGCAGCGTACACGCTGGATGGATGGTTCGGTAATTACCTGGCTGGGACGCCGGAAATACACCGGTAAGGGAGAAGCCGACTCCGGCCTGGAATTCGATAATGTGAAGAACAAAGAACAGCAACAGGGTTAGTGAACTTTACCCACCCGCATAAACAGCGGGAAATAAAAAGCGCGGGCTTCCACTTCAGGCCATATGGCCGGCAGGGTGTTGACCAATTCATCTACCGGGTTGTATCCATTGGCTTTGATAAAATGTTGTACACTCGACCAGGTGTTGAAATAACCCATCAGGTCTTCTTTGGTCCATTGTACTTCTATGCGCAATGCAGGCGCGGTTAATTCCTGATACGGAAATGCTACCGTAGTATAGGCTTCATCCACATACTTTCTTTCTGCATCCCAGTAAGGGCCTGTTTTCCCCCGGTAAAAATCATGTATGAGCGTATTGAGGTTGGTGTATTCACTTTGGATGAGGCTATAGCCCCAGATTGCGATGAGGGCATCCGGTTTGGCCACCCGCTTTGCTTCCCGGCTGAAAGCCTCAAAATCAAACCAATGATAAGCCTGCGCCACGGTAATAAGGTCAATGCTGTTAGCTGGGATGCCGGAGGCGTCGGCAGGCGCTACGAAATAGGTGATCTTTTCATGCGGTGTGGCCTGCTCCAATTGTTTTTCGCTGATATCGGTGGCAAATACTTTGTCGAAATAGCGGGTCAGTTCAAGGGCTGCCTGACCATTGCCGGTAGCACAATCCCAGGCAGTGTTGTGCTGCGCTACCAATGACACCAGGTGGTCATACAAAGCGCGGGGATACACGGGACGATACCGCGCATAAGTAGCTGCCTGCTGTGAAAAGAGATCTTTTGCCATGTTACACAATGTGTTTGAGCGCACGGATGGTCGCTTTCGGGTCAGCCGACTTAAATACGGTACTACCTGCCACCAGCACATCGGCGCCGGCCCGTACAATGCTGGCTGCATTGTTGAGCGTTATACCGCCGTCAATTTCAATCTTTGTATTCAGGCCCTGGTTATCAATCATGCGGCGCAGTTCCTTTATCTTTTGTAAGGTATGGAGAATAAAAGACTGTCCGCCAAAGCCGGGATTCACACTCATCAGCAATACCATATCAATATCGTGCAGGATATCTTTCAGGCTGTCTACCGGTGTGTGCGGATTGAGGGATACGCCTGCCTGCATGCCCAGTGATTTGATCTGTTGCACATTCCTGTGCAGGTGGGTGCAGGCCTCTATATGCACCGTGAGCATATCGGCCCCTGCTTTTTTAAAGGCTTCTGCATACCGCTCCGGCTGTACGATCATGAGGTGTACGTCGCAGGTCTTTTGGGTAGTGGTACGGATCTGTTCTATCACCGGCAGTCCAAAACTGATATTGGGAACAAATACTCCGTCCATCACATCAAGGTGAAACCAGTCGGCCTCACTTTCATTCAGCATCGTACATTCGTCCTGCAGGTGCAGGAAATCGGCTGCTAACAGGGATGGCGCTACAATGGGCATATGGTGAAGTTGATAATTTACAATTACAGGTTGGCAGATTGTTTAATCTTTCAACCGTCTGATCCCTTCCCGGGCTTCTGTAAAATCCTTATCTAAAGACAGTGCCCGCATGTAATTTTCCAGGGCTTCGTCTTTCCGGTTAGTGGCTTCGTAGCAGCGACCCATCCAGAAGTAGGCATCGGGACTGGTATTGGATACGGTAACTGCCATGCGAAACACTCCCAAAGCCTCGTTGTATTGTTTTTGCTCGTAGAGCACAATGCCTTTTTCAATATAGGCATCCGTAAACTTCCAGTTGCGTTTAATACATTCCTCAAACTGTTCCAGGGCTGCAGCGTATTGTTTCGTGTCGGAATAATAGGCGCCTTTCAGGAAAGTAGCTTCATTAATGAAAGTAGTATCACGGGCGATCAGTTGATCACAAAGCTGCAGGGCAGCAGGATTTTTAGTAGCTGCATACAGGTTGGCCAGCGCCAGCCCGGTATAGTTGACAGGTTGCAGGGCATAGGACCGCTCCATGGCCTGTATGGCGGCGGGCGTATCTTTTAGCTGAACCAGCAGGGTACCTTTTTCGAACCAGGTCTCAAAGTCGAGGGAGTCCTTTGTCAATAGCTGGTTGTATTGGTCCAGCGCTTCCTCCGTGGCGCCCACCTGGGCATATACTTCACTCAGGCGGCGGCTGAAGGCGGTGGAAGACGGGTATTTTTCAATACACTGTTTTAGCAGTTTGACCGCTGTGGCGGGCGAATCTACCAGCATTAAATTGTTAATGTATTGCAGGGCAGTACCTTCATTAGGAGCCAGTTGCCAGGCGGTGGCATAATCGGCATTGGCCAGCTCATGCTGGTTATTTTGTGAAAGACGGACACCCCTTGCCAGGTACAGGTCGGCATTTTGCGGGGCGGCCTTAATACTATCTGTCAGGCCTGCATAGGGTGGTTTCGACAATAGCTGTTCCCGGTTCTTTCCTGGATTGTCCGCATCACAACCAGCTAATAATAAACCCATGAGTGAGCACCAGATAAAATTCCTTCTCTTGATCATATATCAAAACTAACCGTTTTTGGGGGATGTCGCTTATGACAATATTCTGACAAAAAAGGACATCCGCCAAAATACCTTTGCTCCCGCTGTGTCTCAGCAGGTGGATTAAAAAATAATACAATGAAAAAACTCCTTTCCTTACTACTGGCAGGCTTGCTGGTCTTCCTGGCCATCACTGCCTTTAAGACCCCCACATCATCAGTTATTGCTAATACGCCTGCTGCCGATACCCTGCAGTACCCCGAAGAAACACATTTTAAGAATATTCAGCAACTTACTTTTGGCGGCGATAATGCAGAAGCCTATTTCAGCTATGATGGCAAATACCTCATTTTCCAGCGTACCAATGCCAAAGATGGCATTGCCTGCGACCAGATGTTTATTGGCAAAGTTCCTGCCAATGGCGAAAAGTTTGACTACAAACTGGTGAGTACCGGTAAAGGGCGTACTACCTGCGGCTTTTTTACCAAAGATGGCAAGCATGTGATCTATGCTTCTACCCACCTGGGCAGTGCAGATTGTCCGCCTGTGCCAGACCGCTCCAAATACGGCAATAAGTATATATGGCCTTTGTATGCCAGCTTTGATATTTTCATGGCCGACCTGGATGGCAAGATCGTAAAACAGCTTACGAAGTCGGCAGGGTATGATGCGGAAGCCACGCTTTCCCCTGATGGCAGTAAAATGATCTATACCAGTGTAAAGGATGGCGATATTGAGTTGTACATGATGGACCTGAAGAGCGGTAAGGAAAAACGCATCACACATACCCTGGGTTATGACGGTGGCGCCTGGTTTAGTCCTGATGGAAAAAAGATCATCTGGCGCGCTTCCCGTCCCCAAACCGAAGCAGCTATCAAAGAATACAAAAACCTGCTGGCCGAAAACCTTGTAGCGCCTACCAGCATGGAAGTATGGGTGGCCAATGCAGATGGCAGCAATGCCCGCCAGGTTACTGCTTACGGACAGGCCAACTGGGCGCCTGCCTTTATGCCTGATAGCAAGCGTATTATTTTTGCTTCCAACCACGAATATAAAAGAGGCTTTCCCTTCAACCTGTACACGATCCATGAAGATGGCACTAACCTTCAAAAGATCAGCCGGGATAAGGGATTCGATGCCTTCCCCATGTTCAGTCCCAATGGTAAGAAGTTCGTCTTCTGCAGCAACCGCAATAATGGCGGCACCCGGGATACCAATGTATTTATTGCAGATTGGGAGGAGTAACTAATGCTGTCAGGCTGAGCCTGTCGAAGGGTGGCTTCGACAGGCTCCCCGCAGAGCGGGACAAGCAGGGTGACATTTGTTACTTTAATTGCGTTTTGCGTTGTAGCTTTGGCCGGATTTTGAAATTCTTCCATCCAAATCTTCAATTATGTACGACGGTCTGGTCCATTTACACAACATACTTCGTTGGGTCATCTTTATTTTATTGCTGGTGGCTATCTTCCGTCACCTCGCCGGTATGAATCAAAAGCGTGCGGTGAGCGCCGGCGATAAAAAGGTAGACCTGTTCCTGATGATTGCGGCACATATTACCCTGGTGCTTGGATTGATCCAATGGTCTGTAGGTGATTTTGGATTTAACTTCATCCGGGCGGCAGGCATGGGCGCAGTGATGAAGAATAGTGCTATGCGATTCTGGGCTATTGAGCACATCACTGGTATGCTCATTGCCATTGTGCTCATCACCATTGGCCGTGGTAAAGTAAAAAGGGCTGTTGACTATACTGCTCATAAGAAAGCCTTCTGGTTCTTTGTGATCGCGCTTATTTTCATCCTGGCTTCTGTGCCCTGGCCTTTCCGCGAAGCAATAGCCAGGCCCTGGTTCCCTGGTATGCACTAATATTAATATAAAAAGCTGTTGGCCATTAGGTATTAGCGGTTAGCTTAGGCTACTCCAATACCTAATGGCTTTTTTATGGCTAAAAGCCAACGGCTAATAGCTGACAGCTTTCTTCATGGCTATATTTTCGTGATGATATAGTACATTTTCCCAAGAGGAATTACCCGCTTGAGCACTTTACCGCTTGATTTTTCTATCCAGGTCATCATATCGGTTATATTTCCGGCATTCCCCGTTTTGGCCACATAGCACCAGGCAGGCCCTCCTGTTGTAGTAAGCATATCTTCTCCTATATATTCCACTTTCCAGGGGTCCATGCCATGCTGTTCAAATGTGTAGGCGTTGATGGTGGCGCTAAAGCCTTTCTTATAGGGTAGTAATCCAAATAAATATTCCAGCAGGTTGGAATCGAAATAACCTTCCTCCATTTTGTGCAGGGTATCTGTTTTCCTGCCTCCTTTATCGGCTATGGCATGTACTTCCCGGGCGCGGAAATCAAGGTCCATCTTCATAAAGTGGGGTGTGGTAACCATACGCATGCGCACGGGCGACAGGGTATGGAGGTTGGCAATGGTAGAATCGAGCAGGATGCGGCCATCGGGAAATTGGTATTCCTGCGTGAGTATGACCCAGCCCCGGGTTTTGTTGACAGCTATCGTATGCAGGCAGGTAAACTCGCTCAAGGTTTTGCCTGCTGAATCAGTGGTCACGATCTTGTAGTGTGTAACGTCGGGCCTGATCAACTCATAGCGGATGGAGGGGTCGCCTGTTTTCAGTACAGACTGGCACCGGGTTATATAGGTAAGCAGTAAGAGCATGGCTAATAATAAAAACCTGTCCATAATGGTTATTTTTAGGATACAAAAATGGATAGCCTGCCGGAGGGCAACAAACACATTCAACCGGGCAGCTCGTTTTTTCAATGCCTGCTGTGGTTGATTAAATACCTGCAACCATTGAAGAAAGGGGGTTATTGGTTGAAACCGGCAGGGGAGCAATACGGGGCGAACTAAATTTGACACGTATGAAACTATTTAAAAAGGGTATTTCTATAGTCCAGGTACAGGTGATCGTGTGGATATGTATCACCCTGCTCATGTTCCTGCTGATTTTCCATGAAGGACAGAGTATTGCCCGGTCTGCCTCCTTTGCCATTTGTAATGCCGTTTTTTACGCAGCCCTGATGTATACAAATGCCTGCTGGATGGTGCCCAAATTTTACCGGCGGCAGAAGAAATGGCTGTATGTAGTATTGGTACTCCTGTTGATGGCAGTGACTACCTGGGCGATAATACAGGCGCAGGTAGTGGTGATGCGCTTGCTGCCCGATAAGGGAATGGAGAAAGCAATGAAGCCGGTAACCATCCCGCTGAGGTATTATTTTGTAACCTTCTTCCTGAATATACTGATACTCCTGTTCAGCCTGCCATTACGGTTGGCCTTTGATTATTTTACTATGCGCAAACAGCAGGAACAGTTGAAGAAGCGTACCGCAGAGGCGGAGCTCAACCTGCTCAAAGCACAGGTGCAACCCCATTTCCTGTTCAATACCCTGAATAATATTTATTTTGTGGCACAGCGGGAGTCGCCCACCACGGCGGGATTGCTGGAGCGCTTGTCCAATATCATGCGTTATTTTGTAGATGAAGGGCCCAAGGATAAGATAGGCCTTGCCCGGGAAATAGACTTTATCCGGGATTATATTCACCTGGAAAAGATGCGGATGCGCCACCCGATGCAGATCGAGTTCGATATTAAAGGGGAAGTAAATGGGGTGAGCATTCCACCCATGTTATTGATACCTTTGGTGGAGAATGTTTTCAAGCATGGCATTAATAAACGGAGTGAAGCCAATTTCCTGCAATTGGATATAACAGTGGAGGCCGGCCGGCTGGACATGAAGGTGCGCAACAGGATATTTGAAGAACTGGAACCTGCATCACATGGCGGCAATGGCCTGGTAAACCTGCAATCGAGGCTGGAGTTGCTGTATGGAGGGCAATATACCCTGCATACAGAAAAGCAGGAGGGTTTGTTCCTGGCACATTTAAATATTCCTTTGTGAATAGGATTACCTGCCTTATAGTAGATGATGAGCCCAATGCGGTGCAGTTGCTGGAAGACCATATCCGCAAGGTGCCTTTTTTGCAATTGAAGGCAAAGTGCTATGATGCGTTTGAGGTATTGGAATTCCTGAAGTCGGATACGGTGCAACTGATCTTTATGGATATTAATATGCCCCAGCTTTCGGGCATGGACCTGGCGGCCATGCTGCCCAAAGACCAGCACATTATTTTTAGTACTGCTTACGCCAATTATGCCCTGGAAGGTTATGAGTACAATGCCGTGGATTACCTGCTGAAGCCGGTGACCTTTAAACGGTTTATGCAGGCAGTGACCAAAGCACAAGCCCTTTTTGCCCAACCCAGACAGGAGACTGTAATTGCTTCTGCTGTTCCTGCCCATGCCAGCTATATTTTTGTGAAGTCGGGCAAACAGCTTATCAAGGTGGAATATGACAAAGTGTTGTACCTCGAAGCATTAAAAGAGTATGTGAGTATTGTGACAGCCGATCAAAAGCTGATGATCTATAAACGGATGAAAGAACTGGAAGAACAGTTACCCGCCAACTTTATTCGTATTCATAATTCCTATATTGTGAATATTGATCACATACAGCATATTGCCGATAACCAGGTGGTGACCGGTAAGGCAAAACTACCGGTGAGTGCTTCTTACCGGGATGCCTTTTTACAGGTAGTGAATAAGCGGTTGCTGTAATAACAAGGGCCTTGTAGACACAAACCCTTGTATGTGACTAAAAGTACAGTCACATGAGACAAATAAACTCAGCGCTGTTTTTCCTGGCTATACGATAACAACTTTATTTGTTCTGCCGGGAGAAGATCTTACTCACAATCTTCCATTCCCCGTTTATTTTGAGCAGGTTCATGTAATCGTTCATAATTACCTGGGCTGTTTCGATCCTGATCTTGGCCTGTGCCGCACTGCCTTCGATGTTCATGGATACGATCTCTATTTTCCTGTCTGTTTTAGTAGTATTGCTTTTGATCCGGGCAATAAAATCAGCAATGGGCACATCCTTAAATTCCCCGCTTTGGTAGTCTATGTATTTCATGGTGGCAGATGGATGAAAGGCTTTTTCCATCCGGTTGCCATCACCGCTCATATAGTTCTCCAGGCAGGCTTTTACCCCATTTTCTTCGGTAATGGTTTGTGACAGCAGGATGAGTGGTGTTGTAGTGAATAGCATGGCTATCAGCAATGCCAGTGAAGATTGTTTCAGCCATTCAAGGCGGATAGTTATTGTGTGCATAGTAGCAGTTTTTGTGGCAACAATATTAAGGAGGCTACTGGCCGGTAAAAAAAGACTTCGCCCTCCCGCTTTCTTTTTTCGACCTTTTGAGGTACCGGATAACCGTCGAAAATCAGGGGCGTACTGTCGAAGGCCGGCCGGCAATCCGTTGGTTTTGCAGCAATTTGCGTATTTTGACGAGTATGACCATGCCGACAGTTGATAGTGTATTGCGCAAGCGGCTGCTGCGCGTTCAGGCAGCCGTGTGGGTATTGTTTTATATCTTCCTCATTCTCTATGCTATTCAGAAATGGGAAAACCCGGTATATGGCTTTTCGTCTGTTACCATCGCTACCCTTACTTATTTAATTGCTGTATATGGTAATGCTTCCTGGCTGATACCGCGTTATTACCAGGCCCACCGCAAAACCCTGTATTTCATTTATTCCACGCTTTTCCTGGCGGTGCTGCTGGTGGTGCGGATGTATGCGGAGAACCAGGTATTACTGCCACTTCACCTGGCTTTTTATAACTGGACCTTGCCGCATTTCTCCTTTGTGTTCATTACCAATTTCCTGGCCTTTATGTTTGGCGCCCTGCTGCGGGTAACGATTGATTATGTTCACCTGCTGCGCAAACAGGAGGAGATGCGTATGCAACAACTGGCCTCTGAACTGAACCTGCTCAAAGCACAGGTACAGCCGCACTTCCTGTTCAATACGCTCAATAATATTTATTACCTCGCCTATACAAAGAATGAAAGAACGGCCGAAGTGGTGGCCCGCCTGTCGGATATCATGCGCTATTTTGTGGATGAGGCGCCCAAGGAAAGAGTGCCCCTGCTCACGGAAATAGATTTCCTGGAAAATTATATGGAGCTGGAACAGATCCGTATGCTGCACCAGGCCGCCATTGTATTTGACCGCCATGCCATTAATGATGCGCTGATTATTCCGCCTATGCTGCTGATACCCCTGGTGGAGAATATTTTCAAGCATGGAGTGGATAAATCGGTAACACAGAATGATGTGAAGATCACGCTGGAGCAACAGGATGGCTATCTTCACTTTATTACCCGCAACAGTCATCACGACCACGAAAGGACCGTTAAAAGCGGGGTAGGGCTTACCAATCTTCGCAAGCGGCTGACTTTATTATACGGAAATGATTTTACTTTGACTACGGAAAAGACAGAGCATTGCTATACCGCCACCCTCAAATTTCCTGTAGCATGAAGATTAATTGTTTGGTGATAGATGATGAGCCGTATGCAGTGAACCTGCTGGAGGAATACATCAGCCAGGTGCCCTACCTGCACCTGCTGCACAAATGCTATAATGCGCTGGAAGCGCTGGACTACCTGAAGCACGCGCGTCCTGACCTTATTTTCCTCGACATTAATATGCCGCATCTCTCAGGCATGCAACTGGCTACATTGCTACCTTCCAACCAGCCCTTTATTTTCACAACGGCCTATTCTGAATTTGCGGTAGACAGTTATGAGAAGAATGCTGTTGACTACCTGCTGAAGCCCATTACGTTTGAACGTTTCCTGCGGGCTGTGAATAAAGTGTCGGCACTCTGTACAGCAACGGATAACCAGGCCACTACCCAGCCGCTTACACAAAAGCTGTTCCTGAAGACGGGGAAAGCCATTGTGCAACTGGAGTATGATGATGTGTTGCTGATAGAGGGACTGAAGGACTATGTGGTATTTCATACCAAAGACGCACGGCATGTGGTGTACAAGCGCATGAAAGACCTGGAAGAAACGCTGCCGGCCAATTTCTCCCGTGTGCACCTGTCTTACATTATCAACCGGCATCATATACGCCGCATTGAGGATAATCATGTGTTCATCGGCAATGAACGTATTCCCGTGAGTGAAAAGTACCGGGAGATATTCCTGTCGCGTATTAATAAAGGGTTGCTTTAAAGTCATACGTCTCGCAATGCTGCACTTCCGGCTCAAACTCCAGCAGGTATTTTTTATCCTCGTCATAATAATGAGCTTTTGCGATGTCGTCTCCGGCAAAGCCTTTGATGCTCTCATAATCATCCCACCAGGAAACGGTCCAGATATGGGTAATATCGCCTTCTGTGCGTTGCCATATCTGGGCACCCCGGTTGCCCGGTGTAGCCAGGTAATCCGGAATGCCGGTGTCAATAACATATTGCCGGTAAACAGCCGCATCGGCTGTTTTGGTACGGCCATGCCATATACGTGTGATCATAAGCCTGAAGGTTTGCATATCTTGAAAAGCTGGATGCCCTTACCTCACCAGGGTAACAGTGCCTCTTTGCGTATAAACAGTGCCGGTATAATCCATTGCTTTCACCGTCCACACATAGAGGCCGGCCGATTGTGGTCTGCCGCCTGTATTGCCATCCCAGCCACTGCCGCTGTTCGTGCTGCTGTACACCATTTGTCCCCAGCGGTTGTATACATTGAAGTATTCAATGGTTTGCATGCCGGCTGCTATAAAACGGAATACATCGTTGTTCCTGTCGCCATTGGGCGAGAAGGCCGTAGGTACAAAGATAGAAGGACGTGTTTTGAAAACCTTTATGTTCAGGAAAGCGGAGTCTACACAATCAGCTTCATTAAATACCAACACTTTATAACGTACCGAAAGGGAAGGGTTATACAGGGTGGCAATGGGATTGGGAATATCGGTGGCCGACAATCCTTCACCCGGCAACCAGCTATACCGTACGCCACCACTGGCCTTTAGTTGCACGGGCTGACCCACTATAGCAGCAGTATCCCTGCCTGCCGAAGCAATAATATCAGGCATTACAGTTACCAATATTGAGTCTAATCCTGCTTTAGGGCATCCTCTTGTATCGTAACTGGCCAGGATATAGTTGGTAGTACTGCGTGGATGGGCTATGGGATTTAAAATGTTGGGATTGTTCAGGCTGGCGGCAGGTCTCCACTCCACTGTTTTGCCATCGGTACCGCCATTTAATTGTACGGAAGCATCGTGGCAGATCATGATATCGGGCCCTGCAATTGACACCGGGTAAGGAACGGTAGTGACCTGCACATCACCCCTTGCCGAGCAACTGCCAATATAGGCTGTCACCTCATATACAGTAGTGGCGGGCGTAGTGGCGGTAGGAATGGCTACATAGGGATTGAGTATCTGTTCCTCCGGCGTCCATGCATAACGCAATCCATCAGACGTAAGGCGTAGTTGTATAGCATCGGCCTGGCAAATGATGGTATCATCCATTACCTGCAAGGTTACATGGTCCACTACCCGTACCTGCACTGAATCGCGGTTGAGGCAGCCATGATCATCGAGGGTTACCACATAATGTGTGGTAGTAGTGGGGTTTACCGTGGGCGTTGGTGTATTGGCATTGATGATGTTGGTATTGGGGCTCCAGCTAAAGATACCACCACCTTCTGCTTTTAATTGCACGGCATCGGGGATACAGATGAGTGTATCGCGGAAGGCAAGGGTAATAGGTGGTTTGTCTACGATCGGTACCGGTTTGATCAAGGTATCTATACATCCCTTTGTATTCGTTACAATAAGCCGCACATATTTTGTACCCAGGTTGGTATAGGTATAAGTGGGATGTTGCGCAGATGAATTATTATTGGCAGGATCAAAAGGTTGCCCAAAATCCCATCGCCAGCCGCTTACCTGGCCAAAGACCGTGGTGGTGCCGTCGTGGAATTGTGTCGGTTTATTGACGCAGATGCCGGTAAAGGTAAAGGCCGGTATAAAGCCCGGGTATACGCGGACAACAGAAGTGGAAGAATCAGCACACTGGCCGCTGCGGTTAATCACCAGTTTTACCTGGTAAATGCCGGTATCGGCAAAAGTATAGGATGCGGTAGCGTTAACAGAACTAAAGATGGTAGCACCTGCAGGATTGATAATTTCCCAGTTGTAGCTATGGATCAGGGGGCTGTTGGAATTGTTGACCAGGCTGATCGTCTGCGTACTATCACACAGCATATAGGCCGGTGGAATGGAGGCGGCTGCGATATTGCAGGAAGCGATCTTTATCTGCAGGTCTTTTCGTTGTACGGCAATCACCTTATTGTCGCGTATCTCCTGTACGCAAACGGTCACCACATACGTTCCTTCCGAAGGAGCAATACCCGTTATCATGCCGGTGGTGGCATCAATGTGTATATTGCCACCGAGGGGAGAACTGCCATTATAGCCATTGCCATAGGGCACCGCGTTGTAGGGTGGAGGATTGGGTGGGGTGGCATTACCGCCGCCGCCTGCGGAACCGCCCATATAAGCTTCACAAAATGAATAGACTAAATCATCGCTGTTAGGGTCCGAAGCAGCAAAGCTGTAGGAAAAGGAGTTATCGGCGCATACTACTACCATATCATTGCCGGTAAAGCGGGCGCTGCTGTTATTGGGGCCGTCAGGATGGGCTGCAGTGCCAGGGATTTCTCCGGTATAGGTGGCGCCTACATTACTATACCCGCTGATGAGGTTACTGATGCCATTGACCCGGTAATTGACCTGGGTGGCAATGATATAGCCATCCGGAGAGGCAGGAAGGGTAGCTTCAAACTCATAATAACCCACCCGGTAGCAAACGGGCGGGGGATTGGTAATGCAGGGACCTGCATCGGTAAGGGTCAGTGTTTCCTGGTTGGCCAGTGGCACAGAAATATCAGTATAGCGGCTCCCGCTGCCTTTATGAAAGATGCCGATAATGCCCGGATTGCTGAACTGGCGGTTGCTGAAACAGTCCATAAACAGCTTAACTGTAATGCGATAGCGATACTGTCCGTTGGTTGAGCTGATGAGGGTATAATAGGTTTCACCGCCGGTGATATGATCTGCGCTGGCGTATAAAAACGACATGAGGAGAATAAAGAACAGACCAGTTTTCCTCATGGAGCAGTTTCCATTGGTATGTACAATGGCAGCAATGACTGTAAGATTTGGTGGGTTGAAAATCTGTGTTTCCTCTTCTACCTTTAATATACGACATTTTCAGCAGAAGGTTGGCTTTGTGAAGAAGTAAGTCGGGAAGCCGGAAAGCCAGAAAGAGCGTTTCTTACCGACTTCCGGACGTTCCATTTTTTGGACTTTTATTTATCTCTTCCCCA comes from Paraflavitalea devenefica and encodes:
- a CDS encoding T9SS type B sorting domain-containing protein; this translates as MRKTGLFFILLMSFLYASADHITGGETYYTLISSTNGQYRYRITVKLFMDCFSNRQFSNPGIIGIFHKGSGSRYTDISVPLANQETLTLTDAGPCITNPPPVCYRVGYYEFEATLPASPDGYIIATQVNYRVNGISNLISGYSNVGATYTGEIPGTAAHPDGPNNSSARFTGNDMVVVCADNSFSYSFAASDPNSDDLVYSFCEAYMGGSAGGGGNATPPNPPPYNAVPYGNGYNGSSPLGGNIHIDATTGMITGIAPSEGTYVVTVCVQEIRDNKVIAVQRKDLQIKIASCNIAAASIPPAYMLCDSTQTISLVNNSNSPLIHSYNWEIINPAGATIFSSVNATASYTFADTGIYQVKLVINRSGQCADSSTSVVRVYPGFIPAFTFTGICVNKPTQFHDGTTTVFGQVSGWRWDFGQPFDPANNNSSAQHPTYTYTNLGTKYVRLIVTNTKGCIDTLIKPVPIVDKPPITLAFRDTLICIPDAVQLKAEGGGIFSWSPNTNIINANTPTPTVNPTTTTHYVVTLDDHGCLNRDSVQVRVVDHVTLQVMDDTIICQADAIQLRLTSDGLRYAWTPEEQILNPYVAIPTATTPATTVYEVTAYIGSCSARGDVQVTTVPYPVSIAGPDIMICHDASVQLNGGTDGKTVEWRPAASLNNPNILNPIAHPRSTTNYILASYDTRGCPKAGLDSILVTVMPDIIASAGRDTAAIVGQPVQLKASGGVRYSWLPGEGLSATDIPNPIATLYNPSLSVRYKVLVFNEADCVDSAFLNIKVFKTRPSIFVPTAFSPNGDRNNDVFRFIAAGMQTIEYFNVYNRWGQMVYSSTNSGSGWDGNTGGRPQSAGLYVWTVKAMDYTGTVYTQRGTVTLVR
- a CDS encoding antibiotic biosynthesis monooxygenase, with the protein product MITRIWHGRTKTADAAVYRQYVIDTGIPDYLATPGNRGAQIWQRTEGDITHIWTVSWWDDYESIKGFAGDDIAKAHYYDEDKKYLLEFEPEVQHCETYDFKATLY
- a CDS encoding LytR/AlgR family response regulator transcription factor, with product MKINCLVIDDEPYAVNLLEEYISQVPYLHLLHKCYNALEALDYLKHARPDLIFLDINMPHLSGMQLATLLPSNQPFIFTTAYSEFAVDSYEKNAVDYLLKPITFERFLRAVNKVSALCTATDNQATTQPLTQKLFLKTGKAIVQLEYDDVLLIEGLKDYVVFHTKDARHVVYKRMKDLEETLPANFSRVHLSYIINRHHIRRIEDNHVFIGNERIPVSEKYREIFLSRINKGLL